In one Lolium rigidum isolate FL_2022 chromosome 3, APGP_CSIRO_Lrig_0.1, whole genome shotgun sequence genomic region, the following are encoded:
- the LOC124701873 gene encoding bZIP transcription factor 1-A-like, with the protein MGKGDVATRAKSQKSSATQNEQSTPTNPPTAYPDWSQFQAYYNVPGTAPMTPPAYFHSTVAPNHQGHPYMWGPQMMPPYGTPPYAAMYAQGTPYQQAHMPPGSHPYSPYPVQAPNGTVQTPTPGAGGSETDKSNKNKRKTPLKRSKGSVGSLDVAIVKSITPPAKPLASSSNEGSSQSESGSGSYSEGSSTNSKSGSRTKDGSEHGQANDASSKGVTAQGAAAEPTQASSGPVVVNPMMPYWPVTPPMAGPATGVNMGMDYWGAPTSVAVHGKAVAAPTSAPSSNSRDIVLSDPAIQDEREVKRQKRKQSNRESARRSRLRKQAEWEEVANRADLLKQENSALKEELKQLQGKCDSLTSENTTLHEKLKELDGEKSNGNL; encoded by the exons ATGGGAAAGGGAGATGTGGCTACTAGAGCCAAATCTCAGAAATCTTCGGCAACACAG AATGAACAGAGTACACCTACTAATCCTCCTACGGCATATCCTGACTGGTCTCAGTTTCAG GCATACTATAATGTCCCTGGTACGGCACCAATGACCCCACCAGCTTATTTTCACTCAACCGTGGCTCCAAATCATCAGGGGCATCCTTATATGTGGGGTCCACAG ATGATGCCTCCTTATGGGACACCACCATATGCAGCGATGTATGCCCAAGGCACACCATATCAGCAGGCACATATGCCACCG GGTTCACACCCATATAGCCCATATCCTGTTCAAGCACCAAATGGGACAGTTCAAACTCCT ACACCTGGTGCTGGCGGGTCAGAGACAGATAAGTCAAACAAAAATAAGCGGAAGACTCCACTGAAGAGATCCAAGGGAAGCGTAGGTAGTCTGGATGTAGCTATAGTGAAAAGTATAACGCCACCTGCAAAACCTTTAGCGTCATCCTCCAATGAAGGTTCTTCACAAAG TGAGAGTGGAAGCGGAAGCTATTCTGAAGGAAGCAGTACGAATTCTAAAAGT GGTTCACGGACAAAGGATGGTTCTGAGCATGGCCAGGCTAATG ATGCTAGCAGTAAAGGAGTCACTGCTCAGGGCGCTGCGGCTGAGCCGACACAAGCATCCTCTGGGCCAGTTGTGGTTAACCCTATGATGCCATATTGGCCTGTCACTCCTCCCATGGCTGGCCCAGCAACTGGTGTAAACATGGGAATGGATTACTGGGGTGCTCCTACTTCTGTAGCCGTGCATGGCAAAGCTGTTGCCGCACCAACATCAGCTCCTTCGTCAAATTCGCGTGATATCGTTCTCAGTGATCCAGCCATACAG GATGAGCGTGAAGTGAAaagacaaaaacgaaaacaatcaAACAGGGAATCAGCTCGCCGCTCAAGATTACGCAAGCAG GCTGAGTGGGAGGAAGTAGCCAATCGGGCTGATTTGCTAAAGCAAGAGAACAGTGCACTTAAAGAAGAACTGAAACAACTTCAGGGGAAGTGTGATAGCTTGACCTCAGAAAATACAACTTTACAT GAAAAGCTTAAAGAGCTTGATGGTGAGAAATCAAATGGAAATCTGTAA